The proteins below are encoded in one region of Verrucomicrobiales bacterium:
- a CDS encoding helix-turn-helix domain-containing protein, whose protein sequence is MNELKMDLQQSIRVLTQQGWSQRKIARELGIDRETVARHRRLTLKGAVSKPAIPPPGSTPPTEPQAVEEVGSKPAMLPAGRRSQCAAFRDTIVAKLELGLSAQRIYQDLVSEHQFAGGSDSVKRFVAKMGSQSPLPFRRMECLPGEEAQVDYGQGAWVVEDG, encoded by the coding sequence ATGAACGAACTCAAGATGGACCTGCAGCAATCAATTCGCGTTCTTACGCAGCAAGGCTGGTCACAGCGCAAGATCGCGCGCGAGCTCGGCATTGACCGCGAGACGGTGGCGCGTCATCGACGCCTGACCTTGAAGGGTGCGGTTTCAAAACCGGCCATTCCGCCCCCCGGGTCTACTCCTCCAACCGAGCCTCAAGCGGTCGAAGAGGTCGGATCAAAACCAGCCATGCTGCCCGCCGGTCGGCGCAGCCAATGCGCTGCATTCCGCGATACGATTGTCGCCAAGCTAGAGCTGGGCCTCAGCGCTCAGCGCATCTACCAGGACTTGGTCAGCGAGCATCAGTTCGCCGGGGGCTCTGACTCCGTCAAACGCTTCGTGGCCAAAATGGGCTCCCAGTCGCCCTTGCCCTTTCGACGAATGGAGTGTTTGCCCGGAGAAGAGGCGCAAGTTGACTACGGACAGGGTGCCTGGGTTGTTGAGGACGGTTAG